The following DNA comes from Scomber scombrus chromosome 7, fScoSco1.1, whole genome shotgun sequence.
GTGCACCTGTGATGGTTTCTGAGTGTAAATGAGTCACATGTTCAGGTGAATCCTCTGATGTCACATCATGATGATCTGACTGTTTCCCATCAATGAAAGAAGAAGCTTATTCTGTCTGTGGTGAATATAAACGCTGCCTCCtcacagctgctgcaggtttCATGCTGCAGAATATTGAACAGCTTCactgttttaatattaatatttatgatatGATGATGTGGAAGCTGCTGATCTGAAGGACAAACTGAGGTCAGACTGCAGGAAGTGAACGAATCTGTCACTATGTCTGTTATCAGTTTGtagcatttattattattagtagtagtagtatcattattattattgttattattattagtagtagtagtagtatcattattattattgttattattattattattagtagtagtagtagtatcattattattattaataattgtaTCTTTATAAGTTAATATATAAAGTGAGGTTGTTTCGTAGGTCAGCTCAGCAGCTCTGAAGCTCAGGAACGCTCTGCAGGTAAATCCCTGCAGGAATGTTTGGTTTGGAGATTAAATGTGTGAAGCCTCCTGCTGTTAGCTCAGGCTAACTGATCCCCTTGGTTTCTATAAGGAATGCTAACAACGCTAAGAAGCCAGAacagatctgatgttttccAACAGCATCCAATCAGAGGCTGAGATTTACTGACCATTCAACATTATTGATTATCAACCTTCAGTAAGATATAATGTGaacatataattattatataaacataataGTTTTATCAGTTCACAtaattctgtcattttattttaaatgtatgaacaGATAACGTGATAGATAACAGCTGATTCGATTCGATTGATTTCATTCACCATAACTTAATAAACACAAACCTGCAGTTTACCTGTCCTCAggtgagtctctctctctctgcagctgtttaTCTTCCGGGCGATTCGGGCGCAGGGAGTCGACTTCACTCAGTGTGCGACTCACGGCAGCTTCAGCCGCCGCTGGCAGGAAACGCTCTACAACATGTTCCACTTCATCACGCTGTACGTCGTCCCCCTGCTGGTGATGAGCTGCTGCTACAGCCGCATCCTGCTGCACATCAACCGGCAGCACCTGCAGAACAAAGGTAACGCACCTGCAGAACaaaggtaacacacctgtagaACAAAGGTAACACACCTGCAGAACAAAGGTAACACACCTGGAGAACAAAGGTAACACACCTGCAGAACAAAGGTAACACACCAGTAGAACAAAGCTAACACACCTGCAGAACaaaggtaacacacctgtagaacaaaggtaacacacctgtagaacaaaggtaacacacctgtagaacaaaggtaacacacctgtagaACAAAGGTAACACACCTGCAGAACaaaggtaacacacctgtagaacaaaggtaacacacctgtagaacaaaggtaacacacctgtagaacaaaggtaacacacctgtagaacaaaggtaacacacctgtagaACAAAGGTAACACACCTGCAGAACaaaggtaacacacctgtagaacaaaggtaacacacctgtagaacaaaggtaacacacctgtagaacaaaggtaacacacctgtagaacaaaggtaacacacctgtagaACAAAGGTAACACACCTGCAGAACaaaggtaacacacctgtagaacaatgtgacatcacagctcctcctctctcagcagGTGAGTCGTACCTGCGGCGCAGCGGCACTGACATCATCCCGAAGGCTCGGATGAAGACTCTGAAGATGACGGTGGTCATCGTTCTGTCCTTCGTGGTGTGCTGGACTCCGTACTACCTGCTGGGCATCTGGTACTGGTTCCAGCCCGACATGCTGCAGGTCACACCTGAGTACGTCCACCACGCGCTCTTCGTGTTCGGGAACCTGAACACCTGCTGTGACCCGGTCATCTACGGCCTCTACACGCCGTCCTTCAGGGCCGACCTGGCCGCCTGCTGCCGCTGGACGAGGAGGGACGCGGACGCCTCGACCCGCTGCGTGGACCGGCTGTCGGCCCGACAGAGTCCACACAGCGGGGAGAACGAGTCGGACCCCCCAAATAATAACCACGCTGCCAGAGACTAACCAGAGGACTgtaatgatgtcactgtgtgtctgaGACTGGACCAGCTGCAGGTGGATCAGTCTTCTGTTAATGATTCAGTTTATAAAAGAAGTAAAGGAATGAAAGTGTGTATAATGGAGCTTTTcta
Coding sequences within:
- the LOC133983101 gene encoding gonadotropin-releasing hormone II receptor-like, which gives rise to MPGNWSILTLSSLAPPNSSQFPPLTDWEAPSFTRAAQFRVGATLVLFLFAACSNLALLASVWRGRGRRLASHLRPLILSLASADLMMTFVVMPLDAVWNVTVQWYGGDALCKLLCFLKLFAMHASAFILVVISLDRQHAILHPLDALSAHRRNRRMLLLAWSLSLLLASPQLFIFRAIRAQGVDFTQCATHGSFSRRWQETLYNMFHFITLYVVPLLVMSCCYSRILLHINRQHLQNKAGESYLRRSGTDIIPKARMKTLKMTVVIVLSFVVCWTPYYLLGIWYWFQPDMLQVTPEYVHHALFVFGNLNTCCDPVIYGLYTPSFRADLAACCRWTRRDADASTRCVDRLSARQSPHSGENESDPPNNNHAARD